Proteins co-encoded in one Cynocephalus volans isolate mCynVol1 chromosome 11, mCynVol1.pri, whole genome shotgun sequence genomic window:
- the FAM177B gene encoding LOW QUALITY PROTEIN: protein FAM177B (The sequence of the model RefSeq protein was modified relative to this genomic sequence to represent the inferred CDS: inserted 1 base in 1 codon; deleted 2 bases in 1 codon; substituted 1 base at 1 genomic stop codon), translated as MKKDSFQQLELERRGPSKKTTPKRIICFADGDIMKECSMEDKEEEEEKKEQRKNSTLDASKLSWGPYLRFWAGRIASASFSTCEFFGTRFAVFFGLTLPKYQFVLNEYYRIQNKVLTREVEKNGSKTQAAEVPNEKCHLEAGXLRYGTRXQDTAEAIPQWSASSAEDLVAVSSP; from the exons ATGAAGAAAGACAGTTTCCAGCAGTTAGAACTAGAGAGGAGAGGACCTTCCAAAAAGACTACTCCCAAAAGGATTATCTGTTTTGCTGATGGAGACATCATGAAAGAATGTAGCATGGAGgacaaagaggaggaggaggaaaaaaaggaacagagaaagaatTCAACACTTGACGCT TCCAAACTTTCATGGGGGCCCTATCTACGGTTTTGGGCAGGA CGAATAGCTAGTGCCTCATTTTCTA cATGTGAATTCTTTGGTACAAGATTTGCTGTCTTCTTTGGTCTTACTCTACCTAAATATCAGTTTGTGTTAAATGAGTACTATAGGATACAAAATAAAGTAT TGACAAGGGAGGTAgaaaaaaatggatcaaagacccaGGCAGCTGAGGTTCCTAATGAAAAGTGTCACCTGGAAGCTG GGCTGAGATATGGGACCAGATGACAGGACACGGCAGAGGCCATTCCCCAGTGGAGTGCCTCTTCTGCAGAGGACCTGGTGGCAGTTTCCAGCCCATAA